A region from the Dinoroseobacter shibae DFL 12 = DSM 16493 genome encodes:
- a CDS encoding aspartate aminotransferase family protein, giving the protein MALDAKSRPNDLSAFWMPFTANRQFKSNPRMFVAADGMYYTTAEGRQVLDGTAGLWCCNAGHKRPRIVEAIQAQAAELDYAPAFQMGHPRAFELANRLVEIAPDGMDHVFYTNSGSEAVESALKIALAYHRARGEAGRTRLIGRERGYHGVNFGGISVGGIVNNRKHFGTLLTGVDHLPHTHIPENQWSRGMPELGAHLADDLERIIALHGAETIAAVIVEPMAGSTGVLLPPKGYLQRLRKITQDHGIVLIFDEVITGFGRVGAAFGAQRFGVTPDMITCAKGLTNGVIPMGAVLCGSHIHDAFMQGPENLIELFHGYTYSGNPIASAAGLATLETYREDDLFARALDLEPYWQEALHSLKGARHVIDIRNLGLIGAIELEPISGHPTKRAFQAFLDAYDKGVLIRTTGDIIALSPPLIIETAQIDRIVETLGEVLAALD; this is encoded by the coding sequence ATGGCACTGGATGCGAAGTCCCGTCCGAATGACCTGAGTGCATTCTGGATGCCGTTCACCGCCAATCGGCAGTTCAAGTCAAATCCCCGGATGTTCGTCGCCGCCGACGGCATGTATTACACGACCGCCGAAGGGCGACAGGTGCTCGACGGCACGGCGGGGCTGTGGTGCTGCAATGCGGGCCACAAGCGGCCCAGGATCGTCGAGGCGATCCAGGCCCAGGCGGCGGAGCTTGACTATGCGCCGGCCTTCCAGATGGGGCACCCCAGAGCGTTCGAGCTGGCCAATCGCCTTGTCGAGATCGCGCCTGACGGAATGGACCATGTTTTCTACACGAATTCCGGATCCGAGGCGGTTGAATCGGCTTTGAAAATTGCCCTTGCCTATCATCGCGCGCGGGGTGAGGCGGGGCGCACGCGCCTGATCGGACGCGAGCGTGGGTATCACGGCGTCAATTTCGGCGGCATTTCTGTCGGCGGCATCGTCAACAATCGCAAGCATTTCGGCACCTTGCTGACCGGGGTGGATCACCTGCCGCACACCCATATCCCGGAGAACCAGTGGTCCAGGGGGATGCCGGAGCTTGGGGCGCACCTGGCCGATGACCTCGAACGGATCATCGCGCTGCATGGGGCCGAGACCATCGCCGCCGTGATCGTGGAGCCGATGGCGGGTTCGACGGGGGTTCTGCTGCCGCCCAAGGGATACTTACAGAGGTTGAGGAAGATCACGCAAGATCACGGAATCGTTCTGATATTCGACGAGGTAATCACCGGGTTCGGCCGGGTCGGTGCGGCGTTCGGTGCGCAGCGCTTCGGCGTCACGCCGGACATGATCACCTGCGCCAAGGGGCTGACCAACGGGGTCATTCCCATGGGCGCGGTGCTCTGCGGCAGCCATATCCATGACGCTTTCATGCAAGGGCCCGAGAACCTGATCGAGCTTTTCCACGGCTACACCTATTCCGGCAACCCGATCGCCTCCGCCGCCGGTCTCGCCACGCTGGAAACCTACCGCGAAGACGATCTTTTCGCCCGTGCGCTGGACCTGGAGCCCTATTGGCAAGAGGCGCTGCATTCTCTCAAGGGCGCGCGCCATGTGATCGACATCCGCAATCTCGGCCTGATCGGCGCGATCGAGCTGGAGCCGATTTCGGGGCACCCGACCAAGCGCGCTTTCCAGGCTTTCCTGGATGCCTATGACAAGGGCGTGTTGATCCGCACCACCGGGGACATCATCGCGCTCTCGCCTCCGCTGATCATCGAGACAGCGCAGATCGACCGGATCGTCGAGACGCTGGGCGAGGTGCTCGCCGCGCTCGATTGA
- the preA gene encoding NAD-dependent dihydropyrimidine dehydrogenase subunit PreA translates to MADLRSDFVGVKSPNPFWLASAPPTDKEYNVRRAFEAGWGGVVWKTLGFDPHVVNVNGPRYGAVWGADRRLLGLNNIELITDRPLEVNLREIKQVKRDYPDRAMVVSLMVPCEEDPWKKILPLVEETGADAVELNFGCPHGMSERGMGSAVGQVPEYIEMVARWCKQHTRMPVIVKLTPNITDIRYPARAAHAGGADAVSLINTISSITSVNLDSFSPEPSIDGKGSHGGYCGPAVKPIALNMVAEIARDAETAGMPISGIGGVTTWRDAAEFLALGAGNVQVCTAAMTYGFKVVQEMISGLSQYLDEKDMTLDDLIGRATPNVTDWQYLNLNYVTKARIDQDSCIKCGRCYAACEDTSHQAISMSADRVFEVIDAECVACNLCVNVCPVEDCITMVEMQPGEVDPRTGKVVEKDYANWTTHPNNPASQAAE, encoded by the coding sequence ATGGCAGACCTGCGTTCGGACTTCGTCGGTGTGAAATCCCCCAACCCTTTCTGGCTGGCCTCCGCGCCGCCGACGGACAAGGAGTACAACGTGCGCCGCGCCTTCGAGGCCGGGTGGGGCGGGGTGGTATGGAAAACCCTCGGCTTCGACCCCCACGTGGTCAACGTGAACGGCCCGCGTTATGGCGCGGTCTGGGGCGCGGACCGGCGGCTTCTGGGCCTGAACAATATCGAGCTGATCACCGACCGGCCGCTGGAGGTGAACCTGCGCGAGATAAAGCAGGTCAAGCGCGACTATCCGGACCGGGCCATGGTCGTGTCGCTCATGGTGCCTTGCGAGGAGGATCCCTGGAAGAAGATCCTGCCCCTGGTCGAAGAGACCGGCGCCGACGCGGTGGAGCTGAACTTCGGCTGCCCCCACGGGATGAGCGAGCGGGGCATGGGATCGGCCGTGGGCCAGGTGCCCGAATACATCGAAATGGTCGCGCGCTGGTGCAAGCAGCACACGCGCATGCCGGTCATCGTGAAGCTGACCCCGAACATCACCGATATCCGCTACCCGGCGCGGGCGGCCCATGCGGGCGGCGCGGACGCGGTCAGCCTGATCAACACGATCAGCTCGATCACCTCGGTCAACCTCGACAGTTTCAGCCCCGAGCCGAGCATCGATGGCAAGGGTTCCCACGGGGGCTATTGCGGGCCCGCGGTCAAGCCGATCGCGCTGAACATGGTGGCCGAGATCGCGCGGGATGCGGAAACCGCCGGGATGCCGATCTCGGGGATCGGCGGAGTGACGACCTGGCGCGACGCGGCGGAATTCCTGGCCCTCGGGGCAGGCAACGTGCAGGTCTGCACCGCTGCGATGACCTATGGCTTCAAGGTGGTACAGGAGATGATTTCGGGCCTGTCCCAGTATCTCGACGAGAAGGACATGACCCTCGACGACCTGATCGGACGGGCGACCCCGAACGTCACCGACTGGCAGTATCTGAACCTGAACTACGTCACCAAGGCCCGCATCGACCAGGACAGCTGCATCAAGTGCGGGCGCTGCTATGCCGCCTGCGAGGATACCTCGCACCAGGCGATTTCCATGAGTGCGGACCGTGTCTTCGAGGTGATCGATGCGGAATGCGTGGCCTGCAACCTGTGTGTGAATGTCTGCCCGGTGGAGGACTGCATCACCATGGTCGAAATGCAGCCGGGCGAGGTCGATCCGCGCACCGGCAAGGTGGTCGAGAAGGACTACGCGAACTGGACCACGCATCCGAACAATCCGGCGTCGCAAGCCGCCGAGTGA
- a CDS encoding ABC transporter permease, with product MRLILPVLTVVAALVALWYIAAVPMNIKGVLVEAERAGAEVTPPGAAERRDMRSFALVAQNGFAIPATWAQERPRLPAPHQVAVELWETTVEKRITSKRSLIYHAWITLSATLLGFAIGSAAGVLLAVGILYNRAMDMSVMPWAIASQTIPILAIAPMIIVVLNSVGVQGLLPKAMISAYLSFFPVVVGMVKGLRSPDAMQLDLLRTYNASPSQGFWLLRLPASMPYFFTSLKIAAAASLVGAIVGELPTGAVAGLGARLLAGSYYGQTIQIWSALFGAAILAAVLVGIIGLIQRITLKRMGLSQ from the coding sequence ATGCGCCTGATCCTGCCGGTCCTGACGGTGGTCGCGGCCCTCGTGGCGCTCTGGTATATCGCGGCGGTGCCGATGAACATCAAGGGCGTGCTGGTGGAGGCCGAGCGTGCCGGGGCCGAGGTCACGCCCCCGGGCGCGGCAGAGCGGCGGGACATGAGGAGCTTTGCCCTCGTGGCGCAAAACGGGTTTGCCATCCCGGCCACCTGGGCGCAGGAGCGGCCCCGTCTGCCTGCGCCGCACCAGGTCGCGGTCGAGCTTTGGGAGACCACGGTCGAGAAGCGCATCACCTCGAAACGCAGCCTGATCTATCACGCCTGGATCACGCTCAGCGCCACGCTGCTGGGCTTTGCCATCGGCTCGGCGGCGGGCGTGCTGCTGGCGGTGGGGATCCTCTACAACCGGGCGATGGACATGAGCGTCATGCCCTGGGCCATCGCCTCCCAGACCATCCCGATTCTCGCCATCGCGCCCATGATCATCGTGGTTCTGAATTCCGTCGGGGTGCAGGGGCTGCTGCCCAAGGCGATGATCTCGGCCTATCTCAGTTTCTTCCCGGTGGTCGTCGGCATGGTCAAGGGGCTGCGCAGCCCCGATGCGATGCAGCTGGACCTGCTGCGGACCTATAATGCCAGCCCGTCACAGGGCTTCTGGCTGCTGCGGCTGCCGGCCTCGATGCCCTATTTCTTCACCTCGCTGAAGATCGCCGCGGCCGCGAGCCTGGTGGGGGCCATCGTGGGCGAGCTGCCCACGGGGGCGGTGGCGGGTCTGGGCGCACGGTTGCTGGCGGGGAGCTATTACGGCCAGACCATCCAGATCTGGTCGGCCCTCTTCGGGGCGGCGATTCTCGCGGCGGTTCTGGTCGGGATCATCGGCCTGATCCAGCGCATCACCCTCAAGCGGATGGGGCTGTCGCAATGA
- a CDS encoding TetR family transcriptional regulator C-terminal domain-containing protein codes for MARSSTSARPAPQTRIQKAKREAIFDAALDVFSQHGFRGATLDMIAAGAGLSKPNVLYYFEGKEAIYTQVLAQILETWLDPMLNMDPAGEPLEEIRGYVRRKLEMAREYPRESRLFATEILQGAPQIKSLLSGALRDLVEKNGQVIAGWAAEGKIADVHPKHLIFMIWATTQHYADFRTQIDLVLGTGEDPFPDAQHFLDHMFTRMLNPDT; via the coding sequence ATGGCCCGTTCCAGTACCAGCGCCCGTCCAGCCCCGCAGACTCGTATTCAGAAGGCCAAGCGCGAAGCAATTTTCGATGCTGCGCTCGACGTCTTCTCGCAGCACGGGTTCCGCGGCGCGACGCTGGACATGATCGCGGCGGGCGCCGGCCTGTCCAAACCGAACGTGCTTTACTATTTCGAGGGCAAGGAGGCGATTTACACCCAGGTTCTTGCCCAGATCCTGGAAACCTGGCTGGACCCGATGTTGAACATGGACCCGGCCGGGGAGCCACTGGAGGAAATACGGGGATATGTGCGCCGCAAACTTGAGATGGCACGTGAATATCCACGCGAAAGTCGTTTGTTTGCAACGGAAATCCTGCAAGGTGCGCCACAGATAAAGTCCCTTCTGAGCGGCGCGTTGCGCGATCTGGTGGAGAAGAACGGTCAAGTGATCGCGGGCTGGGCCGCCGAGGGCAAGATCGCCGATGTGCACCCCAAGCACCTGATCTTCATGATCTGGGCGACCACGCAGCATTACGCCGATTTCCGCACCCAGATCGACCTCGTTCTGGGCACGGGCGAAGACCCATTCCCGGACGCCCAGCACTTTCTCGACCACATGTTCACACGGATGCTGAACCCCGACACCTGA
- a CDS encoding ABC transporter ATP-binding protein gives MISARDLDLVFQTNDGPVHALSGVNLEIGKGEFVSFIGPSGCGKTTFLRAVAGLEHPTGGSLTVNGMTPDEARQARAYGYVFQAAGLYPWRTIAKNISLPLQIMGYSKADQEARVARVLELVELSGFAKKYPWQLSGGMQQRASIARALSFDADILLMDEPFGALDEIVRDHLNEQLLALWKRTEKTIGFVTHSIPEAVYLSTKIVVMSPRPGRITDVIDSPLPLDRPLDIRDTPEFIEIAHRVREGLRAGHLDE, from the coding sequence GTGATCTCGGCGCGGGATCTGGACCTGGTGTTCCAGACCAACGATGGTCCGGTTCATGCGCTGTCGGGCGTCAATCTTGAGATCGGCAAGGGCGAGTTCGTCAGCTTTATCGGCCCCTCGGGCTGCGGCAAGACCACCTTCCTGCGCGCGGTCGCAGGGCTGGAGCATCCCACGGGCGGCTCGCTCACGGTCAATGGCATGACCCCGGACGAGGCCCGGCAGGCCCGCGCCTATGGCTACGTCTTCCAGGCGGCGGGGCTTTATCCGTGGCGCACCATCGCCAAGAATATCTCCCTGCCGCTTCAGATCATGGGCTATTCCAAGGCCGATCAGGAGGCGCGCGTTGCCCGCGTGCTGGAGTTGGTGGAGTTGTCGGGCTTTGCCAAGAAATACCCCTGGCAGCTGTCGGGGGGCATGCAGCAACGCGCGTCCATCGCGCGGGCGCTGTCCTTCGATGCCGATATCCTGCTGATGGACGAACCCTTCGGAGCGTTGGACGAGATCGTGCGCGACCACCTCAACGAGCAGTTGCTCGCCCTGTGGAAGCGCACCGAGAAGACCATCGGCTTCGTCACCCATTCGATCCCCGAGGCGGTCTATCTCAGCACCAAGATCGTGGTGATGTCCCCGCGCCCGGGCCGGATCACGGATGTGATCGACAGCCCGCTCCCCCTCGACCGCCCGCTCGACATCCGCGACACGCCGGAATTCATCGAGATTGCCCACCGCGTCCGCGAGGGCCTTCGGGCGGGGCATCTGGATGAGTAG
- a CDS encoding class II aldolase/adducin family protein, translated as MNTQSRIEETQIRIDLAAALRLSCREGWHEGVANHFSAAVSADGRRFVVNPRWMHWSRVRASDLVLCDADDPTTMDRPDAPDPSAWSIHSALHRELPQARVALHLHPPHATALAALKDPTIHPIDQVTARWYKRLAYDLSFGGIATEEAEGARIAASVGDKPAVMMQNHGVTTFGATVAEAWDAMYHLERAARTMVLAYSTGQPLAIMPDALAEDTAAEWQTYKQAEFAHFAEMKRLLDREAPDYKD; from the coding sequence ATGAACACACAGTCCCGGATCGAAGAGACCCAGATCCGCATCGACCTCGCGGCGGCGCTGCGCCTATCCTGCCGCGAAGGCTGGCACGAGGGGGTGGCGAACCATTTCTCGGCCGCCGTGTCGGCGGATGGGCGGCGGTTCGTGGTCAACCCGCGCTGGATGCATTGGAGCCGGGTGCGGGCCTCGGACCTGGTGCTGTGCGATGCGGATGATCCGACCACCATGGACCGCCCGGACGCGCCGGACCCCTCGGCCTGGTCGATCCACTCGGCCCTGCACCGGGAATTGCCCCAAGCCCGGGTCGCGCTGCACCTGCATCCGCCCCATGCCACGGCCCTGGCGGCCTTGAAGGACCCCACCATCCACCCGATCGACCAGGTCACCGCGCGCTGGTACAAGCGTCTGGCCTATGATCTGTCCTTCGGCGGCATCGCCACAGAAGAGGCCGAAGGCGCGCGCATCGCGGCCTCGGTCGGGGACAAGCCCGCGGTGATGATGCAGAACCACGGCGTGACCACCTTCGGCGCCACCGTGGCCGAAGCCTGGGACGCGATGTATCACCTGGAACGCGCCGCACGGACCATGGTTCTGGCCTATTCCACGGGCCAGCCGCTCGCCATCATGCCCGACGCGCTGGCCGAGGACACCGCCGCCGAATGGCAGACCTACAAGCAGGCCGAGTTCGCCCATTTCGCGGAAATGAAGCGCCTGCTCGACCGCGAGGCACCGGATTACAAGGACTAG
- the hydA gene encoding dihydropyrimidinase yields the protein MSTVIKNGTVVTADLTYEAEVRVEGGKITEIGQGLSGDTVLDATGCYVMPGGIDPHTHLEMPFMGTYSSDDFESGTRAALSGGTTMVVDFALPSPGQGLLDAIQMWDNKSTRANCDYSFHMAITWWGEQVFNEMEAVTKRGINTFKHFMAYKGALMVNDDEMFASFRRCAELGALPLVHAENGDVVADLQQKFLAEGNTGPEAHAYSRPPAVEGEATNRAIMIADMAGVPVYIVHTSCEEAHEAIRRARMQGKRVYGEPLIQHLTLDESEYAHPDWDHAARRVMSPPFRNKQHQDSLWNGLASGSLSVVATDHCAFTTAQKRTGVGDFTQIPNGTGGLEDRMPMLWTHGVNTGRLTPNEFVAVTSTNIAKILNCYPTKGAILVGADADIVVWDPEKEKTISADSQQSAIDYNVFEGKHVKGLPRYTLTRGHVAVMDGEIRTQEGHGKFVERPPVTPVSKALSTWKELTAPRKVERTGIPASGV from the coding sequence ATGTCGACAGTCATCAAGAACGGAACCGTGGTCACCGCCGACCTGACCTACGAAGCGGAAGTGCGCGTCGAGGGGGGCAAGATCACCGAGATCGGGCAGGGCCTGTCCGGGGACACGGTGCTGGACGCGACGGGCTGCTACGTGATGCCCGGCGGGATCGACCCGCACACCCATCTGGAGATGCCCTTCATGGGCACGTACTCGTCGGACGATTTCGAGAGTGGCACGCGCGCGGCGCTCTCGGGGGGTACCACGATGGTCGTGGATTTCGCCCTGCCGAGCCCGGGGCAGGGGCTGCTCGATGCGATCCAGATGTGGGACAACAAGTCGACCCGGGCCAATTGCGACTACTCGTTCCACATGGCGATCACCTGGTGGGGGGAACAGGTCTTCAACGAGATGGAGGCGGTCACGAAGCGCGGCATCAACACGTTCAAGCATTTCATGGCCTACAAGGGCGCCCTGATGGTTAACGATGACGAGATGTTCGCCTCGTTCCGGCGCTGCGCCGAGTTGGGGGCGCTGCCGCTGGTGCATGCGGAGAACGGCGATGTGGTCGCGGATCTGCAGCAGAAATTTTTGGCCGAGGGCAATACCGGGCCCGAAGCGCACGCCTATTCCCGCCCCCCGGCGGTGGAGGGCGAGGCGACCAACCGGGCCATCATGATCGCCGACATGGCAGGCGTGCCGGTCTATATCGTGCACACCTCCTGCGAAGAGGCGCACGAGGCGATCCGGCGGGCGCGGATGCAGGGCAAGCGGGTCTATGGCGAGCCGCTGATCCAGCACCTGACCCTGGACGAGAGCGAATATGCCCATCCCGACTGGGACCATGCGGCCCGCCGGGTGATGTCGCCCCCCTTCCGCAACAAGCAGCACCAGGACTCCTTATGGAACGGTCTGGCCTCCGGCTCGCTGTCGGTGGTGGCGACGGATCACTGCGCCTTCACCACCGCGCAGAAACGCACGGGCGTTGGCGATTTCACCCAGATCCCCAATGGCACCGGCGGGCTTGAGGATCGGATGCCGATGCTCTGGACCCACGGGGTGAATACCGGGCGGCTGACCCCGAACGAGTTCGTGGCCGTCACCTCGACCAACATCGCCAAGATCCTCAACTGCTATCCGACCAAGGGGGCGATCCTTGTCGGCGCGGATGCCGATATCGTGGTCTGGGATCCGGAGAAGGAGAAGACCATCTCTGCAGACAGCCAGCAATCCGCCATTGATTACAACGTCTTCGAGGGCAAGCATGTGAAGGGCCTGCCGCGCTACACGCTGACCCGGGGCCATGTGGCGGTGATGGATGGCGAGATTCGGACCCAGGAGGGCCACGGCAAGTTCGTCGAACGCCCGCCGGTCACCCCGGTGTCCAAGGCGCTCAGCACCTGGAAGGAGCTGACCGCCCCGCGCAAGGTGGAGCGGACCGGCATCCCCGCGAGCGGAGTGTAA
- a CDS encoding Zn-dependent hydrolase: MPADTVTAPNAPGENLKINGDRLWDSLMEMARIGPGVAGGNNRQTLTDADAEGRALFRRWCEEAGCTMGLDTMGNMFARREGTDPDALPVYVGSHLDTQPTGGKYDGVLGVLGGLEIIRSLNDLGIKTKHPIVVTNWTNEEGTRFAPAMLASGVFAGKHSQDWAYARVDAEGKRFGDELKRIGYVGDEPVGDRKMHAFFELHIEQGPILEAEGKEIGVVTHGQGLRWIECTVTGKESHTGSTPMNMRRNAGRGLARITELVHEIAMKNQPNAVGAIGHIDVYPNSRNIIPGKVVFTVDMRTHLLDKLNAMVAEFDEKAPKLCEEIGVEFSSEIVGQFDPPAFDEGCVGAVRSAAQRLGYSHMDIVSGAGHDACWINDLYPTAMVMCPCVDGLSHNEAEEISPEWAAAGANVLFHAVVETSEIVR, translated from the coding sequence ATGCCAGCCGACACCGTTACCGCCCCGAATGCGCCGGGAGAAAACCTGAAGATCAATGGCGACCGTCTGTGGGACAGCCTGATGGAGATGGCGCGGATCGGGCCGGGCGTGGCGGGCGGCAACAATCGCCAGACCCTGACCGATGCCGATGCCGAGGGGCGCGCGCTCTTCCGGCGCTGGTGCGAAGAGGCGGGCTGCACCATGGGGCTCGACACCATGGGCAACATGTTCGCCCGGCGCGAGGGCACCGACCCGGATGCCCTGCCGGTCTATGTCGGCTCGCACCTCGACACCCAGCCCACGGGGGGCAAGTATGACGGTGTGCTCGGCGTGCTCGGCGGGCTGGAGATCATCCGCTCGCTCAACGATCTCGGGATCAAGACAAAGCATCCCATCGTCGTGACCAACTGGACCAACGAGGAGGGCACCCGGTTCGCGCCGGCCATGCTGGCCTCGGGCGTCTTTGCGGGCAAGCACAGCCAGGATTGGGCTTACGCCCGCGTCGATGCGGAGGGCAAGCGGTTCGGCGATGAGCTCAAGCGGATCGGCTATGTGGGCGACGAGCCCGTGGGGGACCGCAAGATGCACGCGTTCTTCGAGTTGCATATCGAGCAGGGCCCGATCCTGGAAGCCGAAGGCAAGGAGATCGGGGTCGTCACCCATGGCCAGGGCCTGCGCTGGATCGAGTGCACGGTGACCGGCAAGGAAAGCCACACCGGCTCCACCCCGATGAACATGCGCAGGAACGCCGGCCGCGGGCTCGCACGGATTACTGAACTTGTCCACGAGATTGCCATGAAGAACCAGCCCAACGCCGTAGGTGCCATTGGGCATATCGACGTCTATCCGAACTCGCGCAACATCATCCCCGGCAAGGTGGTCTTCACGGTTGATATGCGGACGCATCTGCTGGACAAACTCAACGCTATGGTTGCCGAGTTCGACGAGAAAGCGCCGAAGCTCTGTGAAGAGATCGGGGTGGAATTCTCGTCCGAGATCGTGGGCCAGTTCGACCCGCCCGCCTTCGACGAGGGCTGTGTGGGGGCCGTGCGCAGCGCGGCGCAACGGTTGGGGTATTCGCACATGGATATCGTGTCGGGCGCGGGGCATGACGCCTGCTGGATCAACGACCTCTATCCCACGGCGATGGTGATGTGCCCCTGCGTGGATGGGCTGAGCCATAACGAGGCTGAAGAAATCAGCCCCGAATGGGCGGCGGCGGGTGCGAATGTGCTGTTTCACGCCGTTGTGGAAACCTCGGAAATCGTGCGCTAG
- a CDS encoding ABC transporter permease, giving the protein MTALLSPKAGLWPFVAVPLIAAVLDWRLGVILAIWAAAWALNIRLSQSASPTARTLVPVIFGVTILVLWEVTVRLYAVPGVILPPPSVIGVRIANSLPILWEDFVQTFVKGALSGYAMGAVAAFAVAILVDRYDFLRRGLLPVGNFMAALPIIGTAPILVMWFGFDWESKAAVVVVMVFFPILVNTVEGLRSADRMQRDLMETYAATNWQSLLYLRLPAAMPFIFNGLKIATTLALIGAIVAEFFGSPIRGMGFRISTSVGQLALDMVWAQITVAALAGSAFYGAVALIERRVTFWHPSVRGR; this is encoded by the coding sequence ATGACGGCGCTTCTGTCGCCGAAGGCCGGTCTCTGGCCGTTTGTCGCGGTGCCGTTGATCGCGGCGGTGCTGGACTGGCGGCTGGGGGTGATCCTTGCCATCTGGGCCGCGGCCTGGGCACTGAACATCCGCCTGTCGCAATCGGCCAGCCCGACGGCAAGGACGCTGGTGCCGGTGATCTTCGGGGTCACGATCCTGGTGCTGTGGGAGGTGACCGTGCGGCTCTATGCGGTGCCCGGTGTCATCCTGCCGCCGCCCTCGGTGATCGGGGTGCGCATCGCGAACAGCCTGCCGATCCTGTGGGAGGATTTCGTGCAGACCTTCGTGAAGGGGGCGCTGTCGGGGTATGCGATGGGCGCGGTCGCGGCCTTTGCGGTCGCCATTCTGGTGGACCGCTACGATTTCCTGCGCCGGGGGCTGCTGCCGGTGGGGAATTTCATGGCGGCGCTGCCGATCATCGGCACCGCACCCATCCTGGTGATGTGGTTCGGCTTCGATTGGGAATCCAAGGCGGCGGTGGTCGTGGTGATGGTGTTCTTCCCGATCCTGGTGAACACGGTCGAGGGTCTGCGCAGCGCCGACCGGATGCAGCGCGACCTGATGGAGACCTATGCCGCGACCAACTGGCAAAGCCTGCTCTATCTGCGCCTGCCTGCGGCCATGCCGTTCATCTTCAACGGGTTGAAGATCGCCACGACACTTGCGCTGATCGGCGCCATCGTGGCGGAGTTCTTCGGCTCCCCGATCCGGGGCATGGGGTTCCGGATCTCGACCTCCGTGGGACAATTGGCGCTCGATATGGTCTGGGCGCAGATCACCGTAGCCGCCCTCGCCGGGTCCGCCTTTTACGGGGCGGTGGCCCTCATCGAACGGCGCGTGACCTTCTGGCACCCGTCCGTGCGCGGGCGCTGA
- a CDS encoding NAD(P)-dependent oxidoreductase has translation MSTSQHTPGVVPGRLSETELETNFSDLHAPYDAHEALVAADRCYFCHDAPCITACPTAIDIPLFIRQIATGTPEAAAKTIFDQNILGGMCARVCPTETLCEQACVREVAEGKPVEIGRLQRYATDTVMAAGVHPYARAPETGKKIAVVGAGPAGLACAHRLAMKGHGVDLFDAKPKPGGLNEYGIATYKTVDDFAQAEVDWLMKIGGITLQSGKALGRDLTLGELSEDYDAVFLSIGLAGVNALGVAGSEMKNVMDAVDFISNLRQAKDKREVPVGRRVVVIGGGMTAVDAAVQSRLLGAEDVTIAYRRDKAAMSASEFEQKLATAKGVRILYNAQPQRIVGNGACEAVEFAYTETTPDGLRTTGETRTLPADQVLTAIGQTLTGTPDGLALEHGKIAVTGAGRTSLPGVWAGGDCALGGEDLTVTAVAEGRDAAEDIHASLMGV, from the coding sequence ATGTCTACCTCCCAGCATACGCCAGGAGTGGTCCCGGGAAGGTTATCCGAGACAGAGCTTGAGACCAATTTTTCGGACCTGCATGCGCCTTATGACGCCCATGAGGCCCTGGTCGCGGCCGACAGGTGCTATTTCTGTCACGACGCGCCCTGCATCACGGCCTGCCCAACGGCGATCGACATCCCGCTCTTCATTCGGCAGATCGCGACCGGCACGCCCGAGGCGGCGGCCAAAACGATCTTCGACCAGAACATCCTCGGGGGCATGTGCGCCCGGGTCTGCCCGACAGAGACCCTGTGCGAGCAAGCCTGCGTGCGCGAAGTGGCCGAGGGCAAGCCGGTGGAGATCGGGCGCCTGCAACGCTACGCCACCGACACGGTGATGGCTGCCGGGGTGCACCCCTATGCGCGTGCACCGGAGACGGGCAAGAAGATCGCCGTGGTGGGCGCGGGGCCGGCGGGCCTGGCCTGCGCGCACAGGCTGGCGATGAAGGGGCACGGCGTCGATCTGTTCGACGCGAAACCCAAGCCGGGCGGCCTGAACGAGTACGGTATTGCCACTTACAAGACCGTCGACGACTTTGCCCAGGCAGAGGTCGACTGGTTGATGAAGATCGGCGGTATCACCCTGCAGTCCGGAAAGGCGCTGGGGCGCGACCTGACGCTCGGCGAGTTGTCGGAAGATTACGACGCGGTTTTCCTGTCCATCGGGCTGGCGGGCGTGAATGCACTCGGTGTCGCGGGCTCTGAGATGAAAAACGTCATGGATGCCGTTGATTTCATTTCTAATCTGCGCCAAGCCAAGGATAAGCGCGAGGTCCCCGTGGGCCGCCGCGTCGTCGTTATCGGGGGCGGCATGACTGCGGTCGATGCGGCGGTGCAATCGCGGCTTCTGGGGGCCGAGGACGTGACCATTGCCTATCGCCGCGACAAGGCCGCCATGAGTGCGAGCGAGTTCGAGCAGAAGCTCGCCACCGCCAAGGGGGTGCGCATTCTCTACAACGCGCAACCCCAGCGCATTGTCGGCAACGGGGCGTGCGAGGCCGTGGAATTCGCCTATACCGAGACCACGCCGGACGGGCTGCGCACCACCGGCGAGACGCGGACCCTGCCGGCCGATCAGGTGCTCACCGCCATTGGCCAGACCTTGACCGGGACACCGGATGGCCTCGCGCTGGAGCATGGCAAGATCGCCGTGACCGGCGCGGGGCGGACCAGCTTGCCGGGTGTGTGGGCCGGAGGCGACTGCGCCCTGGGCGGCGAGGACCTGACCGTGACCGCCGTGGCCGAGGGACGTGATGCGGCCGAAGACATTCATGCAAGCCTGATGGGCGTCTAG